In Mycobacterium sp. Aquia_216, a genomic segment contains:
- a CDS encoding MCE family protein, translating to MTQSAPAGRGAIAGRPPRAGHARPPGGRNYLPPLIGLITVVVICLIFALAVGLFQGSFTETVPVTVISQRAGLVMNPDAKVKMRGVQVGRVASIESLPNGQAAIHLAMDPSQLRFIPGNVLVDIASSTVFGAKSVQLVEPAQPSAQRLHGGQTLQGQHVMVEINTVFQQLVSVLAQIDPPKLNESLGALAQAFSGRGPKLGQSLTDLDSFLARLEPSLPAFRHDLAVLPVVANAYADAAPDLVKTAANATRISKTIVDEQRNLDALLISAIGLADIGNDVLSANRQPLTDVMHLLVPTTDLTNEYHEALTCSFAGLIQIGHGAPLSEPSINISASLTLGAERYRYPTNLPKVAATGGPQCVGLPKLPFNTNPPQLITDIGANPVGYGNPQVLLNSDLLKQLLYGPIAGPPRNPAQIGQQG from the coding sequence GTGACGCAGAGTGCACCAGCGGGTCGCGGCGCGATCGCCGGCCGACCCCCGCGCGCCGGCCATGCCCGGCCGCCGGGCGGACGGAATTACCTGCCACCCCTGATCGGACTGATCACCGTCGTCGTCATTTGCTTGATTTTCGCGTTGGCGGTGGGTCTGTTTCAGGGATCCTTTACCGAAACCGTTCCGGTGACTGTGATTTCGCAACGAGCCGGCCTGGTCATGAACCCGGACGCCAAGGTCAAGATGCGCGGCGTGCAGGTGGGCAGGGTCGCTTCGATCGAATCGCTGCCCAACGGCCAAGCGGCCATTCACTTGGCGATGGACCCCTCGCAATTGCGCTTCATCCCCGGCAACGTGCTGGTCGACATCGCGTCATCGACGGTGTTCGGCGCGAAGTCCGTCCAGCTGGTAGAACCTGCCCAACCCTCGGCGCAGCGGCTACACGGTGGTCAGACCCTGCAGGGCCAGCACGTCATGGTTGAAATCAACACGGTGTTCCAGCAATTGGTGTCGGTTCTGGCCCAGATCGACCCGCCGAAGCTCAACGAGTCACTGGGTGCCCTGGCGCAAGCGTTCAGCGGGCGAGGTCCCAAGCTCGGCCAATCCCTGACCGACTTGGATTCATTTCTGGCCAGGCTGGAGCCGAGTCTTCCCGCATTCAGGCATGACCTCGCAGTCTTACCGGTGGTGGCCAACGCCTACGCCGACGCGGCACCGGACCTGGTGAAGACCGCGGCTAACGCGACCCGGATCAGCAAGACGATCGTCGATGAGCAGCGCAACCTGGATGCATTGCTGATCAGCGCGATCGGCTTGGCCGATATCGGCAACGACGTCTTGTCGGCGAATCGCCAACCACTGACGGATGTGATGCATCTGCTGGTGCCGACCACCGATCTGACCAACGAGTACCACGAAGCGCTTACCTGCAGTTTCGCCGGGCTTATACAGATTGGGCACGGTGCCCCACTGTCGGAGCCGAGCATCAACATATCGGCCAGCCTCACGTTGGGCGCCGAACGCTATCGGTATCCGACGAACCTGCCCAAGGTTGCGGCGACGGGCGGCCCCCAGTGCGTGGGTCTGCCGAAGCTGCCGTTCAACACGAACCCGCCGCAATTGATTACCGATATCGGCGCCAACCCGGTGGGGTACGGAAACCCGCAGGTGCTGCTCAACTCCGACCTCCTCAAGCAGTTGTTGTACGGGCCGATCGCCGGTCCCCCGCGCAACCCCGCTCAGATCGGACAACAGGGATGA
- a CDS encoding MCE family protein, which translates to MLKYRGGGRVKAGLIGVILAVMVILVGLSPDRFVAWATMVRYQALFSEAGGIAAGNPVIVSGMKVGTVSDVSLRHGDALLTFAMKGDVLLGSETTAHIRTGSLLGERMLTLESAGGGTLHPMALIPVSRTSSPYSLTEAVSDLTSDTAGTNTTALNQSLDTLSATLDQLAPQMGPAFDALTRLSRTLNSRNKNLGDLFKSASDVTGVLSERSQQVNKLILNSDSLLQVLVARRQEIVDLLANTSVVAKQLTALVHDNESTLAPTLERLNRVTGVLEKNRDNIAKALPGLAKFEITVGEGIASMYAYSAFVPNFLAPQLFQPLFDYLWGFRTFDTSRGPGFPSPVPRSLTPWPYNAVPACPGCTLGGRVGGSQ; encoded by the coding sequence ATGCTCAAGTATCGCGGAGGCGGGCGGGTCAAGGCCGGACTCATCGGCGTCATCCTGGCGGTGATGGTCATCCTGGTGGGCCTATCGCCCGATCGGTTCGTTGCGTGGGCGACGATGGTCAGGTACCAGGCGCTGTTTTCGGAGGCCGGCGGCATTGCGGCCGGCAACCCCGTGATCGTGTCGGGGATGAAGGTCGGCACGGTGTCGGATGTGTCGCTGCGGCACGGCGATGCCCTGTTGACGTTCGCGATGAAGGGCGACGTCCTGCTCGGGTCGGAGACCACCGCGCACATTCGCACCGGTTCGCTGCTGGGTGAGCGGATGTTGACGTTGGAGTCCGCAGGCGGCGGCACGCTGCATCCGATGGCTCTCATCCCGGTCTCGCGGACGTCCTCGCCCTATTCGTTGACGGAAGCGGTCAGCGACCTTACGTCGGACACCGCTGGAACCAACACCACGGCGCTGAATCAGTCGTTGGACACGCTGTCGGCGACACTCGATCAGCTCGCACCCCAAATGGGGCCGGCGTTCGACGCACTCACGCGGTTGTCACGCACCCTCAACAGCCGTAACAAGAACCTGGGCGACTTGTTCAAGAGCGCCAGCGATGTCACCGGGGTTCTTTCCGAACGCAGCCAACAGGTCAACAAGCTCATCCTCAACTCCGATTCTCTGCTCCAAGTCCTGGTGGCGCGGCGACAAGAAATCGTGGACCTGCTGGCCAACACGTCGGTGGTGGCCAAGCAGCTAACGGCGTTGGTGCACGACAACGAAAGCACGTTGGCACCGACGCTGGAGAGGCTGAACAGGGTGACCGGCGTGCTGGAGAAGAACCGCGACAACATCGCCAAAGCGCTGCCGGGTCTCGCCAAATTCGAGATCACCGTCGGTGAGGGGATCGCCAGCATGTACGCCTACTCGGCGTTCGTCCCGAACTTCCTTGCCCCGCAACTCTTCCAGCCGTTGTTCGACTACCTCTGGGGATTCCGTACCTTCGACACTTCTCGCGGTCCCGGCTTCCCGTCGCCGGTACCTCGGTCGTTGACTCCCTGGCCGTACAACGCTGTTCCGGCATGCCCTGGCTGCACGTTGGGCGGCAGGGTCGGAGGATCGCAATGA
- a CDS encoding ABC transporter permease, with protein MALRAVYPRLSRQFERPVAALGRIGDHALFYGRALAGIPFAATHHRREVIRLIAEISMGAGTLAMIGGTVVIVGFLTLAAGGTLAIQGYTSLGNIGIEALTGFLAAFINVRIAAPVVAGIGLAATFGAGVTAQLGAMRINEEVDALEAMAIRPVAYLVSTRILAGMLAITPLYSIAVILSFVASEFTTTFLLGQSQGLYQHYFDTFLNPIDLLWSFLQAVLMALTILLIHTYYGYFAAGGPAGVGNATGNAVRTSLIVVVSVTLLISLSIYGSNGNFNLSG; from the coding sequence ATGGCGCTGAGGGCTGTATATCCGCGATTGAGCCGCCAATTCGAGAGGCCGGTTGCAGCGTTGGGCCGGATCGGCGACCATGCTCTGTTTTACGGTAGAGCGCTCGCCGGGATCCCGTTTGCAGCTACTCATCACAGGCGCGAAGTCATTCGACTGATTGCCGAGATCAGCATGGGCGCGGGCACTTTGGCGATGATTGGCGGGACCGTCGTGATCGTCGGCTTCCTGACGCTGGCGGCGGGCGGCACCCTGGCCATTCAGGGTTACACCTCGCTGGGCAATATCGGCATCGAGGCGCTGACGGGCTTTCTGGCCGCGTTCATCAACGTGCGTATCGCGGCACCGGTGGTCGCCGGGATCGGTCTGGCGGCCACCTTCGGCGCCGGGGTGACTGCTCAGCTGGGCGCCATGCGGATCAATGAAGAAGTCGATGCGTTAGAGGCCATGGCCATTCGGCCGGTTGCCTATTTGGTGAGCACCAGGATCCTGGCGGGAATGCTGGCCATCACGCCGTTGTACAGCATCGCCGTAATCCTGTCGTTCGTGGCCAGTGAGTTCACCACGACGTTCTTGCTCGGACAGTCGCAGGGTTTGTACCAACACTATTTCGACACGTTCCTGAACCCGATCGACTTGTTGTGGTCGTTCCTGCAGGCCGTCCTGATGGCGCTCACCATCCTGCTAATCCACACCTATTACGGGTATTTCGCCGCGGGCGGCCCGGCCGGTGTCGGCAACGCGACTGGTAACGCGGTGCGCACCTCGCTCATCGTCGTGGTGTCGGTGACGCTGCTGATCTCACTTTCTATTTACGGTTCCAACGGCAACTTCAACCTGTCCGGTTAG
- a CDS encoding MCE family protein → MRTRATLIKFAAFAVVMAILTASLFFIFGQYRTGSTTEYSAVFTDVSRLKPGQSVRVAGIRVGTVDSVSLQPDKKVVVKFDADRNVVLTEGTRAAVRYLNLVGDRYLELIDGPGATRHLAAGGQIPVSRTAPALDLDLLLGGLKPVTQGLNARDVNALTSGLLQVFQGQGGTLESLFTKATSFSNALADNDQTVQQLIDNLNIVVGTVAKDGKQFSGAVDRLEQLISGLSEDRNTIGSAIDALDKGTASLADLLASARPPLSGTIAQLNRLAPILDGDKDRLDAAIGKAPKNYRKLVRLGVAGATIPYYLCQLELRGTDLQGRTVHSNIFRSDAGRCTEP, encoded by the coding sequence ATGAGAACGCGCGCCACGCTGATCAAGTTCGCGGCCTTCGCGGTCGTGATGGCGATTCTTACCGCCTCCCTGTTCTTCATCTTCGGCCAGTACCGGACGGGTTCGACGACCGAGTATTCGGCCGTGTTCACCGACGTGTCGCGTCTCAAGCCGGGTCAGTCGGTGCGGGTCGCCGGGATCCGGGTGGGCACCGTCGATAGCGTTTCCTTGCAGCCGGACAAAAAAGTTGTGGTGAAGTTCGACGCCGACCGCAACGTCGTCCTCACCGAGGGCACCAGGGCGGCGGTCCGCTACCTCAACCTCGTGGGCGACCGCTACCTCGAACTGATCGACGGTCCGGGGGCAACCAGGCATCTGGCGGCCGGCGGTCAGATTCCCGTCAGCCGCACCGCACCGGCACTTGACCTCGATCTGCTGCTCGGTGGACTGAAACCCGTTACCCAGGGCCTGAATGCGCGCGATGTCAACGCGCTCACCTCCGGGTTGTTGCAGGTGTTCCAGGGTCAAGGCGGGACACTCGAGTCGCTGTTCACCAAGGCGACCTCGTTTTCAAATGCCTTGGCCGACAACGATCAAACCGTGCAGCAACTGATCGACAACCTCAACATCGTGGTCGGCACGGTTGCCAAGGACGGTAAACAGTTCTCCGGTGCCGTGGATCGCCTCGAGCAGCTGATCAGCGGGCTGTCGGAGGACCGCAACACCATCGGGTCTGCCATTGACGCCCTCGACAAGGGAACAGCGTCGCTGGCAGATCTGCTGGCCAGCGCGCGGCCGCCGCTGTCCGGCACCATAGCTCAGTTGAATCGGCTGGCGCCGATACTCGATGGCGACAAGGACCGCCTCGACGCCGCAATCGGGAAGGCGCCCAAGAACTACCGCAAGCTGGTCCGACTCGGCGTAGCCGGGGCCACCATCCCGTACTACCTCTGCCAGCTGGAGCTCCGCGGCACGGATCTTCAGGGCAGGACGGTGCACTCCAATATCTTTAGGTCAGATGCAGGAAGGTGCACAGAACCCTAA
- a CDS encoding MCE family protein, with amino-acid sequence MLTRFVRIQLAIFTIVGTLGVIAMVLFYIQAPTLLGIGRMTVTLELPATGGLYQFSNVTYRGVQVGKVTSVGLTPTGAKATLSLNTSPKVPADLTAAVLSVSAVGEQYVDLRPRTDSPPYLHDGSVIAMRDTTIPQAVGPMLEQVNALVGSIPKSKLGQLLDETFQGFNGTGYDLGSLLDSSETLSRDSNSVVDRTRALTEDTGPLLDTQARTTDSIRTWARSFAGISDVLANNDSHFRTILQNGPDAANEASRLLEQIKPTLPVLLANLTTIGQIGITYHPSIEQLLVLLPSAVAIEQAAQGENHPDGKAWGDFALTIDDPPICTVGFMPPNTWRSPDDLSDIDTPDGLYCKLPQDSPLAVRGARNYPCMGHPGKRAPTVEICNSDKPFMPLAMRQHTLGPYPLDPNLLAQGVPPDDRITGNDRIFGPVEGTPLPPGAVPRGTPAGPRGENPPPGTVGAAVPPVPSSGPTLAPFSRMSAELPSIAPLDVPLPGELPAPPPPPPAPAAQDQADGGQPQAAPSSFGAKASKPAPSVVVAQYDPHTGRYVGPDGKLYEQSDLATSKAPKTWKDMLPT; translated from the coding sequence ATGCTGACGCGCTTCGTTCGGATCCAGTTGGCGATCTTCACGATCGTCGGGACCCTTGGCGTGATCGCGATGGTCCTCTTCTACATCCAAGCGCCGACCCTGCTGGGCATCGGCCGGATGACCGTGACGCTGGAGTTGCCGGCGACCGGCGGCCTGTACCAGTTTTCCAACGTGACTTACCGTGGGGTTCAGGTCGGCAAGGTCACTTCAGTGGGTTTGACGCCGACCGGCGCGAAAGCGACGCTGTCGCTTAACACTTCACCCAAGGTGCCTGCAGACCTGACGGCAGCGGTGCTCAGTGTCTCCGCGGTGGGTGAACAGTATGTGGACTTGCGGCCCAGAACCGATTCGCCGCCGTACCTGCACGACGGCTCGGTTATCGCCATGCGCGACACGACTATTCCGCAGGCGGTCGGACCGATGCTCGAGCAGGTCAACGCCTTGGTCGGCAGCATCCCGAAGTCCAAACTCGGCCAATTGCTCGACGAGACCTTCCAGGGCTTCAACGGCACCGGCTACGACCTGGGGTCGCTGCTCGATTCCTCAGAGACACTGTCCCGCGATTCCAACAGCGTCGTCGATCGCACCCGAGCCCTCACCGAAGACACTGGGCCGCTCTTGGATACCCAGGCACGCACCACCGATTCGATCAGGACGTGGGCACGTAGCTTCGCCGGGATCTCAGATGTGTTGGCGAACAACGATTCCCACTTCCGGACTATCCTCCAAAATGGTCCTGATGCTGCGAACGAGGCGTCCCGGCTTCTCGAACAAATAAAACCAACGCTGCCGGTGCTGCTCGCAAACCTGACTACCATCGGGCAGATCGGTATCACCTATCACCCGTCGATCGAGCAGCTGCTGGTGTTGCTGCCGTCCGCGGTCGCTATCGAGCAGGCCGCTCAGGGCGAAAACCATCCCGACGGTAAGGCCTGGGGCGACTTCGCACTCACGATCGACGATCCGCCTATTTGTACGGTCGGCTTCATGCCACCCAACACCTGGCGATCCCCGGACGACCTGAGCGACATCGATACACCGGACGGTTTGTATTGCAAACTCCCGCAGGATTCACCGCTCGCGGTCCGCGGTGCCCGCAACTATCCATGCATGGGTCACCCGGGTAAGCGCGCGCCTACCGTCGAAATCTGCAACAGCGACAAGCCGTTCATGCCGCTGGCGATGCGCCAGCACACTCTCGGTCCCTACCCGCTGGATCCGAACCTGCTTGCCCAGGGCGTCCCGCCCGATGACCGGATTACCGGCAACGACAGAATCTTCGGCCCGGTGGAGGGAACACCGCTGCCGCCGGGAGCGGTGCCGCGCGGCACACCCGCGGGGCCGCGGGGAGAAAATCCACCACCGGGCACGGTCGGAGCAGCTGTTCCCCCCGTGCCGTCGTCGGGACCGACGCTGGCACCCTTCTCGCGAATGTCGGCTGAGCTTCCGTCCATCGCACCACTCGACGTGCCGTTACCGGGCGAACTTCCCGCGCCACCGCCGCCACCGCCCGCCCCGGCAGCACAGGATCAGGCCGACGGTGGACAGCCCCAGGCTGCGCCAAGCTCGTTCGGAGCCAAGGCATCCAAGCCTGCGCCGTCGGTCGTGGTGGCACAGTACGATCCGCACACCGGTCGTTATGTCGGTCCGGACGGGAAGTTGTACGAGCAGTCGGATCTCGCGACCTCGAAGGCGCCGAAGACGTGGAAGGACATGCTTCCCACCTGA
- a CDS encoding MCE family protein produces the protein MIPRKRLAAVAAVVLVVLILAGVAVVVRNTVFGPRTITAYFTTTTAIYPSDEVRVSGVKVGNIKSIQPQGTQAKMTLEVDRDVPIPADAKAIIVASNLVSARYVQLSPAYRDSGPVMRDGAVIPVERTAVPVEWDEVKTQLMRLATDLGPKSGVSGTSVGRFIDSAANALDGNGDKLRQTLGQLSGVARILANGSGNIVDIIKNLQTFVGALRDSNVQIVQFNDRLATLTSVVNDSKSDLDAALTDLSTAVGEVQRFIAGTRNQTSEQIARLADVTQNLVDHHMALENILHGAPNALGNFFNDYNADTGTIVGGFGLMNFANPTWGGQLLLSIPGCDQIGAIENVTAVESGKLCALFMGPGLRLLNFNNSPLPINFALQKSVDPSKILYTEPRLAPGGAGPKPGPAEIPPAVSAYTGLPGDPVGPPGSVPLGPIPGAAMPLPPPPSTPMPPPPPPAFGASDMLLPADGPQQ, from the coding sequence ATGATCCCGCGCAAAAGGCTGGCGGCCGTAGCGGCGGTTGTCCTGGTCGTGCTGATCCTTGCCGGCGTGGCCGTGGTCGTCCGTAATACGGTCTTCGGCCCACGGACGATAACCGCCTACTTCACCACCACCACCGCGATCTACCCCAGCGACGAGGTGCGGGTGTCGGGCGTCAAAGTCGGCAACATCAAATCCATTCAGCCGCAAGGCACACAGGCCAAGATGACCCTCGAGGTCGACCGCGACGTGCCCATTCCGGCGGACGCGAAGGCGATTATCGTCGCCTCGAATCTGGTGTCTGCCCGCTACGTCCAGCTCTCACCGGCATATCGCGATAGTGGGCCGGTAATGCGCGATGGGGCAGTTATACCGGTCGAACGGACTGCGGTGCCGGTCGAGTGGGACGAGGTCAAAACCCAGTTGATGCGTCTGGCAACGGATCTGGGGCCCAAGAGTGGGGTATCGGGCACGTCCGTCGGTCGTTTCATCGACAGCGCCGCCAATGCTCTAGATGGTAACGGCGACAAGCTGCGGCAAACCCTCGGTCAACTGTCAGGGGTGGCCCGGATCCTCGCCAACGGTAGCGGCAACATCGTCGACATCATCAAGAACTTGCAGACCTTCGTCGGCGCGCTACGTGACAGCAACGTCCAGATCGTGCAGTTCAACGACCGGCTGGCCACGCTCACCAGCGTGGTGAACGACAGCAAATCCGATCTGGACGCGGCGCTTACGGATTTGTCGACGGCGGTCGGAGAGGTGCAGCGATTCATCGCCGGGACTCGCAATCAGACCAGCGAGCAAATTGCCAGGCTGGCCGACGTCACGCAGAACCTGGTCGATCACCACATGGCCCTGGAAAACATCCTGCACGGCGCGCCGAACGCTCTCGGCAACTTCTTCAACGATTACAACGCCGACACCGGAACGATCGTGGGAGGGTTCGGGCTGATGAACTTCGCGAATCCCACGTGGGGGGGTCAGCTTCTGCTGTCCATACCGGGCTGCGACCAAATCGGCGCCATCGAGAACGTTACCGCGGTCGAATCGGGCAAGCTGTGCGCCCTGTTCATGGGTCCCGGATTGCGATTGCTCAACTTCAATAACTCGCCACTTCCGATCAACTTTGCCCTGCAGAAGTCCGTCGACCCGTCCAAGATCCTCTACACCGAACCGCGCTTGGCGCCCGGCGGCGCGGGCCCGAAGCCCGGACCGGCCGAGATCCCGCCCGCGGTGTCGGCATATACCGGCCTGCCGGGTGATCCGGTGGGACCGCCGGGGTCGGTGCCCCTGGGCCCAATACCGGGAGCCGCGATGCCGCTCCCGCCCCCGCCGTCGACACCGATGCCGCCACCACCGCCACCGGCGTTCGGCGCGTCGGACATGCTGTTACCGGCCGATGGGCCACAACAATGA
- a CDS encoding MCE family protein, with the protein MVTIGCCVVLSATGCAFHGLNSLPLPGAVGRGPGANVYHVELPNVGTMESNSPVMIDDVVVGSVGAMRVQGWHADVEISVKRDVVVPANVIATVGQTSLLGSMHVELNTPLGQSGSGRLQPGATIPLSRSTAYPSTEQTLSSLGAVVNGGGLGQIGEIVHNFSAALSGHEGAFRDLITRLDTFVGTLDDQRDNLVDSIEALNRLAATFAGQRDVITEALHKIPPALDVLLKERPRLTAALEHLRVFSNTATRLVNDTQADLVKNLKNLEPTIKALADVGPELGVAIAAGFVFPFTQNFVDRAVRGDYFNLHVDLDISIPRLKKGLLLGTHWGQLDEPIPPLPGEPYRMNYTLDPLHNPVRPPWVDPNALPLPGPPPGIPLPGPPPGAVPLPGPPPAPVPDADLGQAPPATAPTGGGG; encoded by the coding sequence GTGGTCACCATCGGTTGTTGTGTGGTGTTGTCGGCGACGGGATGCGCATTCCATGGCCTGAATTCGCTACCGCTGCCGGGGGCGGTCGGCCGTGGGCCGGGGGCTAACGTCTACCACGTCGAGCTGCCGAATGTCGGGACGATGGAATCGAATTCGCCGGTGATGATCGACGATGTCGTGGTCGGCAGTGTCGGTGCGATGCGGGTGCAAGGTTGGCACGCCGACGTCGAGATCTCGGTCAAGCGCGATGTCGTCGTGCCGGCCAACGTGATAGCCACTGTCGGTCAGACCAGCCTGCTGGGCTCGATGCATGTGGAGCTCAATACGCCGCTGGGCCAGTCGGGAAGCGGGCGGCTGCAGCCGGGGGCGACCATCCCGCTGAGCCGGTCGACCGCCTACCCGTCGACGGAGCAGACGCTGTCGTCGCTGGGCGCGGTCGTCAACGGCGGGGGGCTGGGACAGATCGGGGAGATCGTCCATAATTTCTCGGCCGCCCTGTCGGGGCACGAGGGCGCGTTTCGTGATCTGATTACTCGCCTCGACACGTTCGTGGGAACTCTGGATGATCAGCGGGATAACCTCGTTGACTCGATTGAGGCGCTGAACCGGCTTGCGGCCACCTTCGCCGGTCAACGCGACGTCATCACCGAGGCGCTGCACAAGATTCCGCCCGCGCTTGATGTGTTGCTCAAGGAGCGCCCGCGCCTGACGGCCGCTCTGGAGCACCTTCGGGTGTTCAGCAATACCGCCACCCGGTTGGTCAACGACACCCAGGCCGACCTGGTCAAGAACCTCAAAAACCTGGAGCCGACCATCAAAGCGCTCGCCGACGTCGGACCGGAGCTGGGCGTGGCGATCGCGGCCGGGTTCGTGTTCCCGTTCACCCAGAACTTCGTCGACCGCGCGGTCCGAGGCGACTACTTCAATCTGCATGTCGATCTTGACATCTCGATTCCACGGCTCAAGAAGGGATTGCTGCTAGGAACCCACTGGGGGCAGCTGGACGAGCCCATACCGCCGCTGCCCGGGGAGCCGTATCGCATGAATTACACCCTCGATCCTCTGCATAACCCCGTGCGGCCGCCGTGGGTCGATCCCAATGCGCTTCCCCTGCCCGGGCCGCCGCCGGGTATCCCGCTTCCTGGCCCGCCACCGGGTGCGGTCCCGCTGCCTGGCCCGCCACCGGCACCGGTGCCTGACGCGGATCTTGGTCAAGCGCCGCCGGCAACCGCACCGACGGGAGGCGGTGGATAG